The following are from one region of the Littorina saxatilis isolate snail1 linkage group LG4, US_GU_Lsax_2.0, whole genome shotgun sequence genome:
- the LOC138965295 gene encoding uncharacterized protein: MRFHFRTFFLTILCVLFVFLVLLIVVPDPPEYESSEVPGYRRQFRRAHKLKLAAPSEGRGRTIDPNFDEGMVEAMSNPPGRIIIIKPRRPATRKRFPKKKQVAQKQVRGQNKKKRQAGSNPVDYMQLKKAGRQRNRRSVGKRAASDSKKFPDNQDATRDRHHNHRRHRRSQLDTDPDVGKLPNQQNARSDTKAQHKHPASDVSTVSVSVSLLHAQTEPASQHSGRTSYLADTSKLLTGNDASAVPLGLLEGLRGQHSRHRQQATHKVAADFSTVAPSDGLMARHAGDEHKVSRLNKQAGAAVSREVGKDLTTSQSSDKRLPAHTDSMSQPQHATTAGRPVHGSLPSRLDLHNETGANVENATKAKHNTRKEHLTHTRKTQVYANLSSTSAQIKAKDTGDDLDSTSKDEHLYSGLDPHNETEYGLEYDTSDEQSIYKRKTLFPSDVDPRSKTGDDVYYTTEEDTSNRDYQHSVTEDDTSNEHTIHKRMAPDLIVPLDPSLPLDLRKAVVNVILLGAPWSERRALSGKVELSCRNDAAKAFKDQVPMMKTQWMHNGDPLKVQASRMLFSGNDLLVIQDLRASDTGVYECRVDYGGKHALTVAFFALTVTSTMPTLLPRQTEPLTLDCHSQDMALALHSVDVTIGSDPDFGCKPPCDVTNMTQRTTRQWFHNDTETSLLPTDSPATDEAEADTLTSSTRDMSGVWRCVVSHVAGDRQWNTSWYRVFVKDPPSNLELWWRSALTKPWLVALVGTMVLVTCIGVSTLVARHAQKQDENLEERWQVMKTRMMRKASRIGSFDTGISVGKNKLGSSDDDSMRGSLSSPTVAIRTPSRSPSRSPTEKDSTTNRL, encoded by the exons ATGCGTTTTCATTTCAGAACATTTTTCTTGACGATCCTCTGTGTCCTGTTTGTGTTTCTAGTGTTGCTTATCGTGGTTCCAGATCCAC CCGAATACGAGTCGTCGGAAGTTCCCGGGTACCGACGCCAGTTCCGGCGGGCACATAAACTAAAACTCGCAGCGCCATCTGAAGGCAGAGGCCGCACCATCGACCCTAACTTCGATGAAGGCATGGTGGAAGCCATGTCCAACCCACCAGGgagaatcatcatcatcaagccCAGAAGGCCAGCGACTAGAAAAAGATTTCCAAAGAAGAAGCAGGTAGCCCAGAAACAGGTCAGAGGTCAGAATAAGAAGAAAAGGCAGGCCGGTTCAAATCCGGTCGACTACATGCAGTTGAAGAAGGCAGGTCGACAGAGGAACAGGCGATCTGTAGGTAAGCGAGCCGCCTCTGACTCGAAGAAGTTCCCGGACAACCAGGATGCAACGAGAGACCGACATCACAACCACCGTAGACATCGAAGATCTCAACTAGACACAGATCCAGATGTGGGAAAGCTTCCCAACCAACAAAACGCACGGAGCGACACTAAAGCTCAACACAAACACCCTGCCTCGGACGTGAGCacggtgtctgtgtctgtttccctCCTTCACGCACAAACTGAACCTGCATCCCAACACTCCGGTCGCACCAGCTATTTGGCAGACACCAGCAAACTATTGACGGGAAATGACGCTTCAGCTGTACCCCTTGGGTTGCTTGAGGGGCTGAGAGGCCAACACTCACGCCACAGACAACAAGCTACACACAAAGTAGCTGCAGATTTTTCAACCGTGGCACCGTCAGATGGACTGATGGCCAGACATGCAGGTGATGAACACAAAGTCTCTAGGCTAAACAAACAGGCAGGAGCAGCTGTATCCCGTGAAGTGGGTAAGGACCTAACAACCTCCCAGTCTTCCGACAAGCGCCTccctgcacacacagacagtatgTCACAACCCCAACATGCAACTACAGCCGGACGCCCTGTACACGGAAGTCTTCCTTCACGCCTGGATCTGCACAACGAAACGGGAGCCAACGTTGAGAACGCAACCAAAGCCAAACACAACACAAGAAAGGAACACTTGACCCACACACGCAAGACTCAAGTTTACGCAAACCTTTCTTCAACATCTGCTCAAATCAAGGCCAAGGACACAGGAGACGACCTCGATTCCACGTCCAAAGACGAACATCTTTATTCAGGCTTGGATCCGCACAACGAAACAGAATATGGCCTTGAATACGACACAAGCGACGAACAGTCCATTTACAAACGCAAGACTCTATTTCCTTCAGACGTGGACCCACGCAGTAAAACAGGAGACGACGTATACTACACCACGGAAGAAGACACAAGCAACCGAGATTACCAACATTCGGTTACTGAAGACGACACAAGCAACGAACACACGATCCACAAACGCATGGCCCCAGATCTCATTGTCCCTCTTGACCCCTCCCTGCCCCTCGACCTGCGCAAGGCTGTTGTGAACGTGATCTTGCTGGGCGCCCCGTGGAGCGAGCGGCGCGCTCTGAGCGGGAAGGTGGAGCTGTCGTGCCGGAACGACGCCGCCAAGGCATTCAAGGACCAGGTGCCCATGATGAAGACACAGTGGATGCACAACGGGGACCCACTCAAGGTGCAGGCAAGCCGTATGCTGTTCAGCGGGAACGACCTGCTGGTCATTCAG GACCTACGAGCCTCAGACACGGGGGTGTACGAGTGTCGCGTGGATTACGGGGGGAAGCACGCGCTGACCGTGGCCTTCTTCGCTCTCACCGTCACCTCCACCATGCCCACCCTCCTCCCCCGCCAGACGGAGCCCCTGACCCTGGACTGTCACAGTCAGGACATGGCGCTCGCGCTGCACTCTGTTGACGTCACAATTGGATCAGACCCTGACTTTGGCTGCAAGCCCCCTTGTGACGTCACTAATATGACGCAACGCACCACGCGTCAGTGGTTCCACAACGATACGGAGACTTCCCTCCTGCCCACAGACAGCCCCGCCACCGACGAAGCGGAAGCGGACACCCTGACGTCATCCACCCGGGATATGTCGGGTGTGTGGCGGTGCGTGGTGAGCCACGTTGCAGGCGACAGACAGTGGAACACCAGCTGGTACAGGGTCTTCGTCAAGGACCCGCCCTCCAACCTGGAGCTGTGGTGGCGTTCCGCGCTCACCAAACCCTGGCTCGTGGCTCTG GTTGGGACGATGGTGCTGGTGACGTGTATCGGGGTGTCGACCCTGGTGGCGCGTCACGCCCAGAAGCAGGACGAGAATCTGGAGGAGCGCTGGCAGGTGATGAAAACACGCATGATGCGCAAGGCGTCACGCATCGGCAGCTTCGACACAGGG ATTTCGGTCGGCAAGAACAAACTCGGGAGCTCTGATGATGACAGTATGAGGGGATCTTTGTCTTCACCAACTGTCGCCATCAGAACCCCGTCACGATCTCCTTCAAG GTCTCCGACTGAGAAAGACAGCACGACAAACCGTCTGTGA